In the Gasterosteus aculeatus chromosome X, fGasAcu3.hap1.1, whole genome shotgun sequence genome, one interval contains:
- the phf21ab gene encoding PHD finger protein 21A isoform X11: protein MLQVDAFPPGDGVKADRSAGRLTGSMMELQMLQEALKVEIQIHQKLVAQMKQDPQNADLKKQLHELQAKITALSEKQKKVVEQLRKELLVKQEPDAKLQLHVQTPPAGGDMKPGNLLQSQQIPGGLQQTLAVTPVLTAKTIPLVLKAAAAPPGSVLPHRPPAVAMVTTAIPKPDLQNAPINLQVVSKLTNQSSEPVRLVSKNAMVVRPKPATPTNVHIAPAPPPPMMAAPQLLQRPVMLATKLSSSLPSAPPIHQVRIVNGQPCGKAGAAPLTGIVITTPVTASPARLASPAQVLGLTPILTPTPAKPIQISSLIAEPKTVKAAGGAEQKVVVSISSSSSSSPPLSLPPPRTKKEENPEKLAFMVSLGLVTHDHLEEIQSKRQERKRRTTANPVYSGAVFEPERKKSAVSYLNSPLHQGTRKRGRPPKYSSVPELGCLTPTSPSSPVRPLPLPSPSSGDGDIHEDFCTVCRRSGQLLMCDTCSRVYHLDCLDPPLKTIPKGMWICPKCQDQILKKEEAIPWPGTLAIVHSYIAYKEAKEEEKQKLMKWSAELKLEREQLEQRVKQLSNSITKCMETKNSILARQKDMHLSLEKVKHLIRLIQTFKFNRALSETVKEVDARGRDASEGPAFGCEAALGADCAEKAKAGSPPTGGDADGVNAPEDKDPRMAADARDTDSQAVQKDGVAPPVDKSLDKGAEAKAKPGNGAAETTVQVEVAAGAEVKAAPVADILVPSEVATPATTNGTVVPARPNVSPAAACPAAAPHANATNSENKMAAANPLETAVEKKQEEVTDADGSNNNSKTSEPSQNSLPALVSNLDDKK, encoded by the exons ATGCTTCAGGTGGATGCGTTTCCTCCTGGAGACGGTGTTAAG GCTGATCGATCGGCTGGCAGACTGACTGGATCCATGATGGAGCTCCAGATGTTACAGGAGGCCCTGAAGGTGGAGATCCAGATCCACCAG AAACTGGTTGCCCAGATGAAGCAGGACCCTCAG AACGCAGATCTGAAGAAGCAGCTCCACGAGCTTCAAGCCAAGATCACGGCCCTCAGTGAGAAGCAG aagaAGGTGGTGGAGCAGCTGAGGAAGGAGTTGTTGGTGAAACAGGAGCCAGATGCGAAGCTGCAGCTGCACGTCCAAACTCCTCCAGCAGGGGGTGACATGAAGCCGGGCAACCTGCTGCAGAGCCAGCAGATACCTGGAGGACTGCAGCAG ACCCTGGCGGTCACGCCGGTCCTTACCGCAAAGACTATACCTCTGGTGCTGAAAGCTGCTGCCGCCCCGCCCGGCTCCGTCCTGCCTCATCGCCCGCCCGCTGTCGCCATGGTAACCACGGCTATTCCCAAACCTGACCTGCAGAACGCTCCTATCAACCTACAGGTGGTCAGCAAGctgaccaatcagagctcaGAGCCGGTGCGACTGGTGTCAAAGAACGCAATGGTG GTCAGGCCGAAGCCAGCCACACCCACGAATGTGCACATCGCCCCGGCCCCTCCGCCCCCCATGATGGCAGCCCCCCAACTGCTCCAGAGGCCCGTCATGTTGGCCACCAAGCTGTCGTCCTCGCTGCCCTCGGCGCCCCCCATCCACCAGGTCCGCATCGTCAACGGGCAGCCATGCGGCAAGGCCGGCGCCGCCCCGCTGACGGGCATCGTCATCACAACGCCGGTGACTGCTAGCCCCGCCCGCCTCGCCAGCCCCGCCCAGGTGCTGGGCCTCACGCCCATCCTCACCCCGACCCCCGCCAAGCCCATTCAGATAAGCAGTCTGATCGCCGAGCCCAAG ACTGttaaagcagcaggaggagcagagcagaaGGTCGTCGtcagcatctcctcctcctcctcttcctctcccccgctgtctctgcctcctcccAGAACCAAGAAGGAGGAGAACCCAGAG AAACTGGCCTTCATGGTGTCTCTGGGCCTTGTGACACACGACCACTTGGAAG AGATTCAAAGCAAAAGACAGGAGCGCAAGAGGAGAACGACGGCCAACCCGGTGTACAGCGGCGCAGTGTTCGAGCCCGAG AGGAAGAAGAGTGCAGTGAGCTACCTGAACAGCCCTCTGCACCAGGGGACAAGGAAGAGAG GTCGCCCACCCAAATACAGCAGCGTCCCGGAGCTGGGCTGCCTCACCCCGacctccccctccagccccgTCCGTCCCCTCCCCCTGCCCAGCCCCAGCTCTGGGGAT GGAGACATCCATGAGGATTTCTGCACTGTGTGCAGACGCAGTGGCCAGTTGCTCATGTGCGACACGTGTTCTCGTGTTTATCACCTGGACTGCCTGGATCCGCCCCTGAAAACCATTCCTAAAGGCATGTGGATCTGTCCAAAATGTCAAGATCAG ATCctgaagaaagaagaagccATTCCGTGGCCCGGCACTCTGGCTATTGTTCATTCCTACATCGCCTACAAAGAAG ctaaagaggaggagaaacagaagcTGATGAAATGGAGCGCTGAACTGAAGCTAGAGCgagagcagctggaacagagaGTCAAACAGCTCAGCAACTCTATAACG AAATGCATGGAGACCAAAAACAGCATCCTGGCTCGTCAGAAGGACATGCATCTCTCCCTGGAGAAGGTCAAGCACCTGATCCGCCTCATCCAAACCTTCAAATTCAACCGAGCTTTGTCAGAGACGGTCAAGGAGGTTGACGCCAGAGGCCGGGACGCTTCTGAGGGTCCGGCTTTCGGCTGTGAAGCCGCGCTGGGGGCTGACTGCGCAGAGAAGGCAAAGGCTGGTAGTCCACCGACTGGCGGGGACGCTGACGGGGTCAACGCACCGGAGGACAAGGACCCCAGAATGGCCGCAGACGCACGGGACACCGACAGCCAGGCGGTCCAGAAAGACGGCGTAGCCCCACCGGTAGATAAGAGCCTCGACAAAGGGGCGGAGGCAAAGGCAAAACCCGGTAACGGGGCTGCAGAAACTACCGTCCAGGTGGAGGTTGCGGCTGGAGCGGAGGTCAAGGCGGCGCCAGTGGCTGACATTCTCGTTCCCTCAGAGGTTGCTACCCCGGCCACCACCAACGGGACTGTTGTGCCGGCCCGCCCCAACGTCAGCCCTGCCGCCGCCTGCCCAGCCGCCGCTCCCCATGCCAACGCCACCAACTCTGAGAACAAGATGGCTGCCGCCAACCCTCTGGAGACGGCggtggagaagaagcaggaggaggtcaCCGACGCTGacggcagcaacaacaacagcaaaacctcAGAACCCTCCCAGAATTCTTTGCCAGCTCTTGTCAGCAATTTGGACGACAAAAAGTGA
- the phf21ab gene encoding PHD finger protein 21A isoform X10: MLQVDAFPPGDGVKQADRSAGRLTGSMMELQMLQEALKVEIQIHQKLVAQMKQDPQNADLKKQLHELQAKITALSEKQKKVVEQLRKELLVKQEPDAKLQLHVQTPPAGGDMKPGNLLQSQQIPGGLQQTLAVTPVLTAKTIPLVLKAAAAPPGSVLPHRPPAVAMVTTAIPKPDLQNAPINLQVVSKLTNQSSEPVRLVSKNAMVVRPKPATPTNVHIAPAPPPPMMAAPQLLQRPVMLATKLSSSLPSAPPIHQVRIVNGQPCGKAGAAPLTGIVITTPVTASPARLASPAQVLGLTPILTPTPAKPIQISSLIAEPKTVKAAGGAEQKVVVSISSSSSSSPPLSLPPPRTKKEENPEKLAFMVSLGLVTHDHLEEIQSKRQERKRRTTANPVYSGAVFEPERKKSAVSYLNSPLHQGTRKRGRPPKYSSVPELGCLTPTSPSSPVRPLPLPSPSSGDGDIHEDFCTVCRRSGQLLMCDTCSRVYHLDCLDPPLKTIPKGMWICPKCQDQILKKEEAIPWPGTLAIVHSYIAYKEAKEEEKQKLMKWSAELKLEREQLEQRVKQLSNSITKCMETKNSILARQKDMHLSLEKVKHLIRLIQTFKFNRALSETVKEVDARGRDASEGPAFGCEAALGADCAEKAKAGSPPTGGDADGVNAPEDKDPRMAADARDTDSQAVQKDGVAPPVDKSLDKGAEAKAKPGNGAAETTVQVEVAAGAEVKAAPVADILVPSEVATPATTNGTVVPARPNVSPAAACPAAAPHANATNSENKMAAANPLETAVEKKQEEVTDADGSNNNSKTSEPSQNSLPALVSNLDDKK; this comes from the exons ATGCTTCAGGTGGATGCGTTTCCTCCTGGAGACGGTGTTAAG cagGCTGATCGATCGGCTGGCAGACTGACTGGATCCATGATGGAGCTCCAGATGTTACAGGAGGCCCTGAAGGTGGAGATCCAGATCCACCAG AAACTGGTTGCCCAGATGAAGCAGGACCCTCAG AACGCAGATCTGAAGAAGCAGCTCCACGAGCTTCAAGCCAAGATCACGGCCCTCAGTGAGAAGCAG aagaAGGTGGTGGAGCAGCTGAGGAAGGAGTTGTTGGTGAAACAGGAGCCAGATGCGAAGCTGCAGCTGCACGTCCAAACTCCTCCAGCAGGGGGTGACATGAAGCCGGGCAACCTGCTGCAGAGCCAGCAGATACCTGGAGGACTGCAGCAG ACCCTGGCGGTCACGCCGGTCCTTACCGCAAAGACTATACCTCTGGTGCTGAAAGCTGCTGCCGCCCCGCCCGGCTCCGTCCTGCCTCATCGCCCGCCCGCTGTCGCCATGGTAACCACGGCTATTCCCAAACCTGACCTGCAGAACGCTCCTATCAACCTACAGGTGGTCAGCAAGctgaccaatcagagctcaGAGCCGGTGCGACTGGTGTCAAAGAACGCAATGGTG GTCAGGCCGAAGCCAGCCACACCCACGAATGTGCACATCGCCCCGGCCCCTCCGCCCCCCATGATGGCAGCCCCCCAACTGCTCCAGAGGCCCGTCATGTTGGCCACCAAGCTGTCGTCCTCGCTGCCCTCGGCGCCCCCCATCCACCAGGTCCGCATCGTCAACGGGCAGCCATGCGGCAAGGCCGGCGCCGCCCCGCTGACGGGCATCGTCATCACAACGCCGGTGACTGCTAGCCCCGCCCGCCTCGCCAGCCCCGCCCAGGTGCTGGGCCTCACGCCCATCCTCACCCCGACCCCCGCCAAGCCCATTCAGATAAGCAGTCTGATCGCCGAGCCCAAG ACTGttaaagcagcaggaggagcagagcagaaGGTCGTCGtcagcatctcctcctcctcctcttcctctcccccgctgtctctgcctcctcccAGAACCAAGAAGGAGGAGAACCCAGAG AAACTGGCCTTCATGGTGTCTCTGGGCCTTGTGACACACGACCACTTGGAAG AGATTCAAAGCAAAAGACAGGAGCGCAAGAGGAGAACGACGGCCAACCCGGTGTACAGCGGCGCAGTGTTCGAGCCCGAG AGGAAGAAGAGTGCAGTGAGCTACCTGAACAGCCCTCTGCACCAGGGGACAAGGAAGAGAG GTCGCCCACCCAAATACAGCAGCGTCCCGGAGCTGGGCTGCCTCACCCCGacctccccctccagccccgTCCGTCCCCTCCCCCTGCCCAGCCCCAGCTCTGGGGAT GGAGACATCCATGAGGATTTCTGCACTGTGTGCAGACGCAGTGGCCAGTTGCTCATGTGCGACACGTGTTCTCGTGTTTATCACCTGGACTGCCTGGATCCGCCCCTGAAAACCATTCCTAAAGGCATGTGGATCTGTCCAAAATGTCAAGATCAG ATCctgaagaaagaagaagccATTCCGTGGCCCGGCACTCTGGCTATTGTTCATTCCTACATCGCCTACAAAGAAG ctaaagaggaggagaaacagaagcTGATGAAATGGAGCGCTGAACTGAAGCTAGAGCgagagcagctggaacagagaGTCAAACAGCTCAGCAACTCTATAACG AAATGCATGGAGACCAAAAACAGCATCCTGGCTCGTCAGAAGGACATGCATCTCTCCCTGGAGAAGGTCAAGCACCTGATCCGCCTCATCCAAACCTTCAAATTCAACCGAGCTTTGTCAGAGACGGTCAAGGAGGTTGACGCCAGAGGCCGGGACGCTTCTGAGGGTCCGGCTTTCGGCTGTGAAGCCGCGCTGGGGGCTGACTGCGCAGAGAAGGCAAAGGCTGGTAGTCCACCGACTGGCGGGGACGCTGACGGGGTCAACGCACCGGAGGACAAGGACCCCAGAATGGCCGCAGACGCACGGGACACCGACAGCCAGGCGGTCCAGAAAGACGGCGTAGCCCCACCGGTAGATAAGAGCCTCGACAAAGGGGCGGAGGCAAAGGCAAAACCCGGTAACGGGGCTGCAGAAACTACCGTCCAGGTGGAGGTTGCGGCTGGAGCGGAGGTCAAGGCGGCGCCAGTGGCTGACATTCTCGTTCCCTCAGAGGTTGCTACCCCGGCCACCACCAACGGGACTGTTGTGCCGGCCCGCCCCAACGTCAGCCCTGCCGCCGCCTGCCCAGCCGCCGCTCCCCATGCCAACGCCACCAACTCTGAGAACAAGATGGCTGCCGCCAACCCTCTGGAGACGGCggtggagaagaagcaggaggaggtcaCCGACGCTGacggcagcaacaacaacagcaaaacctcAGAACCCTCCCAGAATTCTTTGCCAGCTCTTGTCAGCAATTTGGACGACAAAAAGTGA
- the phf21ab gene encoding PHD finger protein 21A isoform X15, giving the protein MLQVDAFPPGDGVKQADRSAGRLTGSMMELQMLQEALKVEIQIHQKLVAQMKQDPQNADLKKQLHELQAKITALSEKQKKVVEQLRKELLVKQEPDAKLQLHVQTPPAGGDMKPGNLLQSQQIPGGLQQTLAVTPVLTAKTIPLVLKAAAAPPGSVLPHRPPAVAMVTTAIPKPDLQNAPINLQVVSKLTNQSSEPVRLVSKNAMVVRPKPATPTNVHIAPAPPPPMMAAPQLLQRPVMLATKLSSSLPSAPPIHQVRIVNGQPCGKAGAAPLTGIVITTPVTASPARLASPAQVLGLTPILTPTPAKPIQISSLIAEPKTVKAAGGAEQKVVVSISSSSSSSPPLSLPPPRTKKEENPEKLAFMVSLGLVTHDHLEEIQSKRQERKRRTTANPVYSGAVFEPERKKSAVSYLNSPLHQGTRKRANEDSLSKILKKEEAIPWPGTLAIVHSYIAYKEAKEEEKQKLMKWSAELKLEREQLEQRVKQLSNSITKCMETKNSILARQKDMHLSLEKVKHLIRLIQTFKFNRALSETVKEVDARGRDASEGPAFGCEAALGADCAEKAKAGSPPTGGDADGVNAPEDKDPRMAADARDTDSQAVQKDGVAPPVDKSLDKGAEAKAKPGNGAAETTVQVEVAAGAEVKAAPVADILVPSEVATPATTNGTVVPARPNVSPAAACPAAAPHANATNSENKMAAANPLETAVEKKQEEVTDADGSNNNSKTSEPSQNSLPALVSNLDDKK; this is encoded by the exons ATGCTTCAGGTGGATGCGTTTCCTCCTGGAGACGGTGTTAAG cagGCTGATCGATCGGCTGGCAGACTGACTGGATCCATGATGGAGCTCCAGATGTTACAGGAGGCCCTGAAGGTGGAGATCCAGATCCACCAG AAACTGGTTGCCCAGATGAAGCAGGACCCTCAG AACGCAGATCTGAAGAAGCAGCTCCACGAGCTTCAAGCCAAGATCACGGCCCTCAGTGAGAAGCAG aagaAGGTGGTGGAGCAGCTGAGGAAGGAGTTGTTGGTGAAACAGGAGCCAGATGCGAAGCTGCAGCTGCACGTCCAAACTCCTCCAGCAGGGGGTGACATGAAGCCGGGCAACCTGCTGCAGAGCCAGCAGATACCTGGAGGACTGCAGCAG ACCCTGGCGGTCACGCCGGTCCTTACCGCAAAGACTATACCTCTGGTGCTGAAAGCTGCTGCCGCCCCGCCCGGCTCCGTCCTGCCTCATCGCCCGCCCGCTGTCGCCATGGTAACCACGGCTATTCCCAAACCTGACCTGCAGAACGCTCCTATCAACCTACAGGTGGTCAGCAAGctgaccaatcagagctcaGAGCCGGTGCGACTGGTGTCAAAGAACGCAATGGTG GTCAGGCCGAAGCCAGCCACACCCACGAATGTGCACATCGCCCCGGCCCCTCCGCCCCCCATGATGGCAGCCCCCCAACTGCTCCAGAGGCCCGTCATGTTGGCCACCAAGCTGTCGTCCTCGCTGCCCTCGGCGCCCCCCATCCACCAGGTCCGCATCGTCAACGGGCAGCCATGCGGCAAGGCCGGCGCCGCCCCGCTGACGGGCATCGTCATCACAACGCCGGTGACTGCTAGCCCCGCCCGCCTCGCCAGCCCCGCCCAGGTGCTGGGCCTCACGCCCATCCTCACCCCGACCCCCGCCAAGCCCATTCAGATAAGCAGTCTGATCGCCGAGCCCAAG ACTGttaaagcagcaggaggagcagagcagaaGGTCGTCGtcagcatctcctcctcctcctcttcctctcccccgctgtctctgcctcctcccAGAACCAAGAAGGAGGAGAACCCAGAG AAACTGGCCTTCATGGTGTCTCTGGGCCTTGTGACACACGACCACTTGGAAG AGATTCAAAGCAAAAGACAGGAGCGCAAGAGGAGAACGACGGCCAACCCGGTGTACAGCGGCGCAGTGTTCGAGCCCGAG AGGAAGAAGAGTGCAGTGAGCTACCTGAACAGCCCTCTGCACCAGGGGACAAGGAAGAGAG CCAATGAAGACTCCCTTTCCAAG ATCctgaagaaagaagaagccATTCCGTGGCCCGGCACTCTGGCTATTGTTCATTCCTACATCGCCTACAAAGAAG ctaaagaggaggagaaacagaagcTGATGAAATGGAGCGCTGAACTGAAGCTAGAGCgagagcagctggaacagagaGTCAAACAGCTCAGCAACTCTATAACG AAATGCATGGAGACCAAAAACAGCATCCTGGCTCGTCAGAAGGACATGCATCTCTCCCTGGAGAAGGTCAAGCACCTGATCCGCCTCATCCAAACCTTCAAATTCAACCGAGCTTTGTCAGAGACGGTCAAGGAGGTTGACGCCAGAGGCCGGGACGCTTCTGAGGGTCCGGCTTTCGGCTGTGAAGCCGCGCTGGGGGCTGACTGCGCAGAGAAGGCAAAGGCTGGTAGTCCACCGACTGGCGGGGACGCTGACGGGGTCAACGCACCGGAGGACAAGGACCCCAGAATGGCCGCAGACGCACGGGACACCGACAGCCAGGCGGTCCAGAAAGACGGCGTAGCCCCACCGGTAGATAAGAGCCTCGACAAAGGGGCGGAGGCAAAGGCAAAACCCGGTAACGGGGCTGCAGAAACTACCGTCCAGGTGGAGGTTGCGGCTGGAGCGGAGGTCAAGGCGGCGCCAGTGGCTGACATTCTCGTTCCCTCAGAGGTTGCTACCCCGGCCACCACCAACGGGACTGTTGTGCCGGCCCGCCCCAACGTCAGCCCTGCCGCCGCCTGCCCAGCCGCCGCTCCCCATGCCAACGCCACCAACTCTGAGAACAAGATGGCTGCCGCCAACCCTCTGGAGACGGCggtggagaagaagcaggaggaggtcaCCGACGCTGacggcagcaacaacaacagcaaaacctcAGAACCCTCCCAGAATTCTTTGCCAGCTCTTGTCAGCAATTTGGACGACAAAAAGTGA
- the phf21ab gene encoding PHD finger protein 21A isoform X8, which translates to MLQVDAFPPGDGVKQADRSAGRLTGSMMELQMLQEALKVEIQIHQKLVAQMKQDPQNADLKKQLHELQAKITALSEKQKKVVEQLRKELLVKQEPDAKLQLHVQTPPAGGDMKPGNLLQSQQIPGGLQQTLAVTPVLTAKTIPLVLKAAAAPPGSVLPHRPPAVAMVTTAIPKPDLQNAPINLQVVSKLTNQSSEPVRLVSKNAMVVQATTITSTTNTTTQPIKVPQFVPPPRLMPRPTFQPQVRPKPATPTNVHIAPAPPPPMMAAPQLLQRPVMLATKLSSSLPSAPPIHQVRIVNGQPCGKAGAAPLTGIVITTPVTASPARLASPAQVLGLTPILTPTPAKPIQISSLIAEPKTVKAAGGAEQKVVVSISSSSSSSPPLSLPPPRTKKEENPEKLAFMVSLGLVTHDHLEEIQSKRQERKRRTTANPVYSGAVFEPERKKSAVSYLNSPLHQGTRKRANEDSLSKGDIHEDFCTVCRRSGQLLMCDTCSRVYHLDCLDPPLKTIPKGMWICPKCQDQILKKEEAIPWPGTLAIVHSYIAYKEAKEEEKQKLMKWSAELKLEREQLEQRVKQLSNSITKCMETKNSILARQKDMHLSLEKVKHLIRLIQTFKFNRALSETVKEVDARGRDASEGPAFGCEAALGADCAEKAKAGSPPTGGDADGVNAPEDKDPRMAADARDTDSQAVQKDGVAPPVDKSLDKGAEAKAKPGNGAAETTVQVEVAAGAEVKAAPVADILVPSEVATPATTNGTVVPARPNVSPAAACPAAAPHANATNSENKMAAANPLETAVEKKQEEVTDADGSNNNSKTSEPSQNSLPALVSNLDDKK; encoded by the exons ATGCTTCAGGTGGATGCGTTTCCTCCTGGAGACGGTGTTAAG cagGCTGATCGATCGGCTGGCAGACTGACTGGATCCATGATGGAGCTCCAGATGTTACAGGAGGCCCTGAAGGTGGAGATCCAGATCCACCAG AAACTGGTTGCCCAGATGAAGCAGGACCCTCAG AACGCAGATCTGAAGAAGCAGCTCCACGAGCTTCAAGCCAAGATCACGGCCCTCAGTGAGAAGCAG aagaAGGTGGTGGAGCAGCTGAGGAAGGAGTTGTTGGTGAAACAGGAGCCAGATGCGAAGCTGCAGCTGCACGTCCAAACTCCTCCAGCAGGGGGTGACATGAAGCCGGGCAACCTGCTGCAGAGCCAGCAGATACCTGGAGGACTGCAGCAG ACCCTGGCGGTCACGCCGGTCCTTACCGCAAAGACTATACCTCTGGTGCTGAAAGCTGCTGCCGCCCCGCCCGGCTCCGTCCTGCCTCATCGCCCGCCCGCTGTCGCCATGGTAACCACGGCTATTCCCAAACCTGACCTGCAGAACGCTCCTATCAACCTACAGGTGGTCAGCAAGctgaccaatcagagctcaGAGCCGGTGCGACTGGTGTCAAAGAACGCAATGGTG GTGCAGgccaccaccatcacctccaccaccaacaccaccacccagCCAATCAAAGTTCCTCAGTTTGTCCCTCCTCCTAGACTGATGCCTCGACCCACCTTTCAGCCACAG GTCAGGCCGAAGCCAGCCACACCCACGAATGTGCACATCGCCCCGGCCCCTCCGCCCCCCATGATGGCAGCCCCCCAACTGCTCCAGAGGCCCGTCATGTTGGCCACCAAGCTGTCGTCCTCGCTGCCCTCGGCGCCCCCCATCCACCAGGTCCGCATCGTCAACGGGCAGCCATGCGGCAAGGCCGGCGCCGCCCCGCTGACGGGCATCGTCATCACAACGCCGGTGACTGCTAGCCCCGCCCGCCTCGCCAGCCCCGCCCAGGTGCTGGGCCTCACGCCCATCCTCACCCCGACCCCCGCCAAGCCCATTCAGATAAGCAGTCTGATCGCCGAGCCCAAG ACTGttaaagcagcaggaggagcagagcagaaGGTCGTCGtcagcatctcctcctcctcctcttcctctcccccgctgtctctgcctcctcccAGAACCAAGAAGGAGGAGAACCCAGAG AAACTGGCCTTCATGGTGTCTCTGGGCCTTGTGACACACGACCACTTGGAAG AGATTCAAAGCAAAAGACAGGAGCGCAAGAGGAGAACGACGGCCAACCCGGTGTACAGCGGCGCAGTGTTCGAGCCCGAG AGGAAGAAGAGTGCAGTGAGCTACCTGAACAGCCCTCTGCACCAGGGGACAAGGAAGAGAG CCAATGAAGACTCCCTTTCCAAG GGAGACATCCATGAGGATTTCTGCACTGTGTGCAGACGCAGTGGCCAGTTGCTCATGTGCGACACGTGTTCTCGTGTTTATCACCTGGACTGCCTGGATCCGCCCCTGAAAACCATTCCTAAAGGCATGTGGATCTGTCCAAAATGTCAAGATCAG ATCctgaagaaagaagaagccATTCCGTGGCCCGGCACTCTGGCTATTGTTCATTCCTACATCGCCTACAAAGAAG ctaaagaggaggagaaacagaagcTGATGAAATGGAGCGCTGAACTGAAGCTAGAGCgagagcagctggaacagagaGTCAAACAGCTCAGCAACTCTATAACG AAATGCATGGAGACCAAAAACAGCATCCTGGCTCGTCAGAAGGACATGCATCTCTCCCTGGAGAAGGTCAAGCACCTGATCCGCCTCATCCAAACCTTCAAATTCAACCGAGCTTTGTCAGAGACGGTCAAGGAGGTTGACGCCAGAGGCCGGGACGCTTCTGAGGGTCCGGCTTTCGGCTGTGAAGCCGCGCTGGGGGCTGACTGCGCAGAGAAGGCAAAGGCTGGTAGTCCACCGACTGGCGGGGACGCTGACGGGGTCAACGCACCGGAGGACAAGGACCCCAGAATGGCCGCAGACGCACGGGACACCGACAGCCAGGCGGTCCAGAAAGACGGCGTAGCCCCACCGGTAGATAAGAGCCTCGACAAAGGGGCGGAGGCAAAGGCAAAACCCGGTAACGGGGCTGCAGAAACTACCGTCCAGGTGGAGGTTGCGGCTGGAGCGGAGGTCAAGGCGGCGCCAGTGGCTGACATTCTCGTTCCCTCAGAGGTTGCTACCCCGGCCACCACCAACGGGACTGTTGTGCCGGCCCGCCCCAACGTCAGCCCTGCCGCCGCCTGCCCAGCCGCCGCTCCCCATGCCAACGCCACCAACTCTGAGAACAAGATGGCTGCCGCCAACCCTCTGGAGACGGCggtggagaagaagcaggaggaggtcaCCGACGCTGacggcagcaacaacaacagcaaaacctcAGAACCCTCCCAGAATTCTTTGCCAGCTCTTGTCAGCAATTTGGACGACAAAAAGTGA